Proteins co-encoded in one Sulfurospirillum arsenophilum NBRC 109478 genomic window:
- a CDS encoding DUF1847 domain-containing protein: protein MQEDEKELSCAECGTLNCHKHESRYPKFCLTTNVDEAMLEESLECYKDEEGIDRKIAMAAADIEGKYYGQLTRVEEILAFARRIDAKKIGIASCVGLAAESKIFAEILKVNGFDVFMAICKVGSRDKCEIGLKEEQKIRPNTFEPMCNPVLQAKYLNKAKTDLNVIMGLCVGHDSLFIKYAKATTTYLVVKDRVLGHNPVVALYTTGSYYKKLLTPKEY from the coding sequence ATGCAAGAAGATGAAAAAGAGCTCAGTTGCGCTGAGTGTGGAACGCTGAACTGCCATAAACACGAAAGCCGTTATCCTAAGTTTTGTCTCACCACAAATGTCGATGAAGCAATGCTTGAAGAGTCTCTTGAGTGCTATAAAGACGAAGAGGGGATTGATCGTAAAATTGCCATGGCGGCGGCTGACATTGAGGGTAAATACTATGGGCAACTAACACGTGTCGAAGAGATACTTGCCTTTGCAAGACGCATTGATGCTAAAAAGATTGGCATTGCATCCTGTGTGGGATTAGCGGCTGAGTCAAAAATCTTTGCAGAAATTCTCAAAGTCAACGGTTTTGATGTTTTTATGGCAATCTGCAAAGTAGGTTCTCGCGATAAGTGTGAAATAGGACTCAAAGAAGAGCAAAAAATCCGTCCCAATACGTTTGAGCCAATGTGCAATCCTGTGCTTCAAGCCAAGTACCTAAACAAAGCCAAGACCGATCTCAATGTCATTATGGGCTTGTGTGTGGGGCATGATTCATTGTTTATCAAATACGCCAAAGCGACGACAACCTATCTGGTTGTCAAAGATCGTGTTTTAGGACACAATCCTGTTGTGGCACTCTACACGACAGGTTCTTATTACAAGAAACTTTTAACGCCAAAAGAGTACTAA
- a CDS encoding 4Fe-4S dicluster domain-containing protein, which translates to MSHLTSREGYTHLIERLNRFPLGAPPSQTLYDILSLLFTPKEAELVSLLPIKPFKAETAAQNWKVTLLEAQKMLDILCSKALLIDIEQEGSSTYVLPPPMAGFFEFSLMRTGGHVDQKLISELFYQYLSVEEEFIKTLFTGETKPGRAFVNENALKAQNSLYVLDYERASHIIESSKYMGVGLCYCRHKKQHLGTACDAPLEICMTFGNTAHSLSKHGYTRLVEKSEGLELLEKAREHKLVQFGENAQSGVNFICNCCSCCCEALTAARRFAFLNPVETTNFLPEIDLTCHGCSKCAQACPVEAISMVSAHDPQKPKKLKAMLDEGRCLGCGVCVTACKDKVISLKERAKRIITPVNSAHKTVMMAIERGKLQDLIFDNQALWNHRAMAAILGVLLKLPPIKQIMASEQIKSRYFAKLLADIT; encoded by the coding sequence ATGTCACACCTTACTTCAAGAGAAGGCTACACGCATCTGATAGAACGGCTCAACCGCTTTCCTTTAGGTGCGCCTCCTTCACAAACCCTCTATGATATTTTAAGCCTTCTTTTTACACCTAAAGAAGCCGAGCTGGTCTCTTTACTTCCCATCAAACCTTTTAAAGCAGAAACTGCCGCACAAAACTGGAAAGTAACTCTTTTGGAAGCTCAAAAGATGCTCGATATACTCTGTTCAAAAGCCCTTCTTATCGACATTGAACAAGAGGGAAGCTCCACCTATGTTCTTCCTCCGCCTATGGCTGGTTTTTTTGAGTTTAGCTTGATGCGAACAGGCGGACATGTGGATCAAAAATTAATCTCAGAGCTTTTTTACCAATACCTCAGTGTCGAAGAAGAGTTCATCAAAACACTCTTTACGGGGGAGACCAAACCCGGTCGTGCCTTTGTCAATGAAAATGCTCTTAAAGCTCAAAACAGTCTGTACGTGCTTGATTATGAACGTGCTTCGCATATTATTGAAAGTTCCAAATACATGGGTGTAGGACTGTGTTATTGTCGTCATAAAAAACAGCATCTTGGTACGGCTTGCGATGCTCCGCTAGAAATTTGTATGACGTTTGGCAATACCGCACACTCACTCTCCAAGCATGGCTATACAAGACTGGTGGAGAAAAGTGAAGGGTTAGAACTTTTAGAAAAAGCAAGGGAGCATAAACTCGTACAATTTGGCGAAAATGCACAAAGTGGGGTCAATTTTATCTGCAACTGTTGCAGCTGTTGTTGCGAAGCACTCACTGCCGCACGTCGCTTTGCCTTTTTAAATCCTGTAGAAACCACCAACTTTTTACCCGAAATTGATCTTACATGTCATGGCTGTAGTAAATGTGCTCAAGCGTGTCCCGTCGAGGCTATTTCTATGGTTTCGGCTCACGATCCGCAAAAGCCAAAAAAACTAAAAGCGATGCTTGATGAGGGTAGGTGTCTTGGATGTGGAGTTTGTGTCACTGCATGCAAAGATAAAGTCATCTCTTTAAAAGAACGCGCTAAACGGATCATTACTCCCGTAAATTCAGCGCATAAAACGGTGATGATGGCAATAGAGCGAGGAAAACTTCAAGATCTTATTTTCGATAACCAAGCCCTTTGGAATCACCGCGCAATGGCGGCAATTTTAGGCGTGCTACTTAAACTTCCACCCATCAAACAGATCATGGCAAGTGAGCAGATCAAATCGCGTTATTTTGCAAAACTTTTGGCAGATATTACGTAA
- a CDS encoding YggS family pyridoxal phosphate-dependent enzyme has product METKNFVTTMDEILTRVEKARLSVDQHLIVKIVAASKSANPSMIEAMYNVGQRCFGENKIQDMSDKVHALAHLPLEWHFIGRLQTNKINQLIDLDPSLMHSLSSLELAQEIDKRLEVKGKTMNVLLQINSAYEEQKAGVLPEEAVEIYEQIVLTCKHLQLKGVMSIGAHSEDTAIIQKSFKTTHKIYESLQGHGAKYCSMGMSGDFELAIACGSNMVRLGSILFK; this is encoded by the coding sequence ATGGAAACTAAAAATTTTGTAACTACTATGGATGAGATTCTAACACGCGTTGAAAAAGCGCGTTTGAGTGTCGATCAACACTTGATTGTTAAGATCGTAGCGGCGAGTAAAAGTGCCAATCCCTCAATGATTGAAGCGATGTACAACGTCGGTCAACGTTGTTTTGGAGAAAATAAAATCCAAGACATGAGTGATAAAGTACATGCACTCGCTCATCTTCCACTAGAATGGCATTTTATCGGTCGTTTACAAACCAATAAAATCAATCAGCTCATCGACCTTGACCCTTCATTGATGCACTCACTAAGCTCTTTAGAACTTGCCCAAGAGATCGATAAACGCTTAGAGGTAAAAGGTAAAACAATGAATGTTTTACTTCAAATCAACAGTGCGTATGAAGAGCAAAAAGCAGGTGTACTGCCTGAAGAGGCAGTAGAAATTTATGAGCAAATCGTGCTTACATGTAAACATCTTCAACTTAAAGGTGTCATGAGCATTGGAGCGCATAGCGAAGATACTGCCATCATTCAGAAAAGCTTTAAAACCACGCACAAAATTTACGAATCACTGCAAGGTCATGGGGCAAAATACTGTTCTATGGGGATGAGTGGGGATTTTGAGCTTGCTATAGCGTGTGGTTCTAATATGGTTCGTTTAGGAAGCATTCTATTTAAATAG
- the rseP gene encoding RIP metalloprotease RseP, which produces MGTLTSILVLSFLIFFHELGHFLAARFFGVHVEVFSIGFGKKVFSKMVGKTEYCLSLIPLGGYVQMKGQDDRDPTKVSYDEDSYNTKAPWKRIIILFAGPFANFLLAFLLFLAIGSMGVTKFAPIIGQISPNSPALEAGLQENDRIVMINGVLIEGWDEVSQLIQESTEKLEVKIDRLGAVQTFLLNPKVNEYQNMFGETKHKKMIGIAPSGKTIEVVYGISELPKFAWQQTVKSTTLILTSLQKLVEGVVSPKELGGIISIVQVTSEASAAGLVALFALTALISVNLGVLNLLPIPALDGGHIMFNAYELLTKKAPNERVLTTMTTAGWLLLLSLMALSIFNDLYRLTNGN; this is translated from the coding sequence ATGGGAACACTTACCTCCATTCTGGTTCTTTCATTTCTTATCTTTTTTCATGAATTAGGACACTTTTTAGCGGCTCGTTTTTTTGGCGTGCATGTTGAAGTCTTTAGCATTGGATTTGGCAAAAAAGTTTTTTCAAAAATGGTTGGAAAAACAGAATATTGCCTCTCCCTCATTCCTCTAGGCGGTTACGTCCAGATGAAAGGACAAGACGATCGAGATCCAACCAAAGTAAGTTATGACGAGGATAGTTACAATACCAAAGCACCATGGAAACGCATCATCATTCTTTTTGCAGGTCCTTTTGCCAACTTTTTACTCGCTTTTTTACTTTTTCTTGCCATTGGCTCTATGGGTGTCACTAAATTTGCTCCCATCATTGGTCAAATCAGCCCCAACTCTCCAGCTCTTGAAGCAGGACTTCAAGAGAATGACCGCATTGTGATGATCAACGGGGTCTTAATTGAAGGATGGGATGAAGTCAGTCAACTGATTCAAGAGAGCACGGAGAAACTTGAAGTCAAAATTGATCGTTTAGGCGCTGTGCAAACCTTTCTTCTAAACCCAAAAGTTAATGAATACCAAAATATGTTTGGCGAAACAAAACATAAAAAGATGATTGGCATTGCACCCAGTGGTAAAACCATTGAAGTGGTGTATGGTATCAGTGAACTTCCAAAATTTGCATGGCAACAAACCGTTAAATCAACAACACTGATTTTAACCAGTCTTCAAAAATTGGTTGAGGGGGTTGTCTCTCCTAAAGAGTTAGGTGGTATTATCTCTATCGTTCAAGTCACTTCCGAAGCGAGTGCGGCGGGTCTTGTAGCACTTTTTGCATTAACGGCACTTATTTCAGTCAACCTTGGTGTTCTTAATTTATTGCCTATCCCTGCCCTTGATGGCGGACATATTATGTTTAATGCGTATGAGTTACTTACCAAAAAAGCCCCTAATGAGCGTGTACTTACGACCATGACAACCGCTGGATGGTTGCTACTTTTAAGCCTGATGGCTTTGAGTATTTTTAATGATCTATATAGGTTAACCAATGGAAACTAA